A genomic region of Fluviispira vulneris contains the following coding sequences:
- a CDS encoding inorganic diphosphatase, protein MAVNPWHPWHAVSIGKKVPSVVTAIIEIPRGSKNKYEIDKESGLLLLDRVMSSPMFYPINYGFIPQTYCDDGDALDIMVIGQDPAQPMCMMNAKVIGVMKMIDGGETDDKILAVHADDPQYKHFTDIEEIQKSNPHMLREIEQFFKTYKLLDNKKVEVSGWYSKAEAEKVVLESIELYNKNKDKLKS, encoded by the coding sequence ATGGCAGTGAATCCTTGGCATCCATGGCATGCAGTGAGCATTGGTAAAAAAGTTCCATCAGTTGTAACGGCAATTATAGAAATTCCCCGTGGATCCAAAAACAAATACGAAATTGATAAAGAATCTGGATTGTTATTACTAGATCGTGTGATGTCGAGTCCTATGTTTTATCCAATTAATTACGGATTTATTCCTCAAACATACTGCGATGACGGCGATGCTCTTGATATCATGGTCATTGGCCAAGATCCTGCTCAACCTATGTGCATGATGAACGCAAAAGTCATTGGTGTAATGAAAATGATTGATGGTGGAGAAACGGACGATAAAATTTTAGCAGTGCATGCAGATGATCCTCAATATAAACATTTTACTGATATAGAAGAAATACAAAAGTCGAATCCCCATATGCTTAGAGAAATAGAACAATTTTTTAAGACATATAAACTACTCGATAACAAAAAAGTGGAAGTCTCTGGTTGGTACAGTAAAGCAGAAGCTGAAAAAGTTGTTTTAGAAAGTATTGAACTCTATAATAAAAATAAAGATAAACTTAAAAGCTAG
- a CDS encoding helix-turn-helix domain-containing protein, translating to MNTANKKRSPFEILGLSENNISLRKIHIAYENLKKQVEASITKDITHEDLEFAFQELVNYTERQNSNDNEEEVISAHLLPNMKAKRKTARDDANIIYIRKDIPKKQKEIEIINRPIDSLMEMKVSIKKSRAIFAENPDYMKRIEEIISETEEISGSLLKRLREELRVSIDEVANRIKVSKSYLEAIENDSFSSLPAEVYVKGFFNSYLNYLGLDRKDIVEALTEVYRTRRRLTKRK from the coding sequence ATGAACACAGCTAATAAAAAAAGAAGCCCCTTTGAAATTCTAGGTCTGAGTGAAAATAATATTTCACTCCGTAAAATACATATTGCTTATGAAAATTTAAAGAAACAAGTCGAAGCATCTATTACTAAAGATATTACCCATGAAGATCTCGAATTTGCTTTTCAAGAGCTTGTTAATTATACTGAAAGACAAAATTCGAATGATAATGAAGAAGAAGTTATTTCTGCTCATTTATTACCAAATATGAAAGCAAAAAGAAAGACTGCGAGAGACGATGCAAATATTATATATATAAGAAAAGATATACCTAAAAAACAAAAAGAAATCGAAATTATAAATCGCCCGATCGACAGTCTTATGGAAATGAAAGTCTCTATTAAAAAGTCTCGCGCTATATTTGCAGAAAATCCTGATTATATGAAAAGAATCGAAGAAATAATCTCTGAAACAGAAGAGATATCAGGAAGTTTACTCAAACGTCTCAGAGAAGAACTGAGAGTTTCAATTGACGAAGTTGCGAATCGAATAAAAGTAAGCAAATCATATCTTGAAGCAATAGAAAATGATTCTTTCTCAAGCTTACCTGCAGAAGTTTATGTAAAAGGATTTTTCAATTCTTATTTAAACTATCTTGGTCTTGACAGAAAGGATATTGTTGAAGCATTAACAGAAGTCTATAGAACGCGGAGAAGGCTGACAAAAAGAAAATAA
- a CDS encoding glycosyltransferase family 87 protein: MGWSIDPNIFGHYYEQINDPNPYHAYFGVTSGIYKYAPFSLLLFLIFSIFPWNVLLFLYPFINMLAFYAFFKILKTLLIDKFYLYNPVDQKKLNIAFILCFILQSHNIYREIFMGNINIILMLSCVYFLKLFLNNKTFLSSIILSLIILIKPHFIFIIPLIFIFKYFRLIFYSGVVSFLIFFSIFPIFGIEKSIALISSWLNTINVHNNYAWYLENPLNLQFIIWKFLKLFLSNLNNSQLTAYTYSVIIISHLILFINIVLKRKQYNNIMFLNYYFIILALIPFVFLVDSNQLIYTIPLIVILIYNYMLHTKSSNNTLSQISIYLFSLLFIFIIMTQQIPKDWLPLNFFVGFSYLTFFIYSYSIKYILNTLNRLTSSRSHF, from the coding sequence ATGGGGTGGAGTATTGATCCAAATATATTTGGTCATTATTATGAGCAAATTAATGATCCAAATCCCTACCATGCCTATTTTGGCGTTACCAGTGGCATTTACAAATATGCACCATTTTCTTTATTATTGTTTCTTATTTTTTCTATATTCCCTTGGAATGTTCTATTATTTCTATACCCTTTCATAAATATGCTAGCATTTTATGCATTCTTCAAAATTTTAAAAACTTTACTAATTGACAAATTTTATTTATACAATCCAGTAGATCAAAAGAAATTAAATATAGCGTTTATCCTATGTTTTATCTTACAGTCTCATAATATTTACAGAGAAATATTTATGGGAAATATTAATATAATCTTAATGCTTTCATGTGTATATTTTTTAAAATTATTTCTTAACAATAAAACTTTCCTTTCTTCTATTATATTATCTTTAATAATACTTATTAAACCTCACTTTATTTTTATTATTCCTTTAATTTTTATATTTAAGTATTTCAGATTAATATTTTATTCTGGAGTGGTCTCATTTCTTATATTTTTCTCTATTTTTCCCATTTTTGGTATAGAAAAATCCATTGCACTGATTTCAAGTTGGCTCAACACAATCAATGTTCATAACAATTATGCTTGGTATTTAGAAAATCCTCTCAATCTTCAATTTATAATATGGAAATTTTTAAAACTATTTCTATCTAATTTAAATAACTCTCAATTAACCGCATATACTTATTCTGTGATAATAATAAGCCATTTAATTTTATTTATAAATATAGTACTAAAAAGAAAACAATACAATAATATTATGTTTTTGAATTATTATTTTATAATATTAGCCTTGATTCCATTTGTTTTTTTAGTTGATAGCAATCAACTTATTTATACTATTCCTTTAATAGTTATATTAATATACAATTACATGCTACATACAAAGAGCTCCAATAATACTCTTTCACAAATATCTATTTATTTATTTTCTTTACTCTTTATATTTATAATTATGACCCAACAAATACCAAAGGATTGGCTACCATTAAATTTCTTTGTGGGTTTTTCATACTTAACATTTTTTATATATAGTTATTCTATTAAGTATATTTTAAATACTTTGAATAGGCTGACTAGCAGTCGTTCGCATTTTTGA
- a CDS encoding nucleotide-binding protein, with protein MLKTVSKGIFKPNSKEAINFTEKIIRAYYNGQNIEDRDDPSNNLTEQNISIIEQNFSPKEEKKHNNHTTESQEKQYPSQNNNGPQIISIGGGKGGIGKSFLSANICVRLASLGYKVSVVDLDLGAANLHTCLGVPTPRSGIADFIHGNVSTLEETGISCCFPNLILYGGGQEFWQQIKPQSAQKIKLISKLQELDADFVFLDLGAGTHVHTLDFFIFSHGGILVVAPEPTSIENAYVFMKSILYRKIQSICKAFDIDANTEKELLTKISNPRSSETPFSQLITFSQKNTDIGRQIKEMIQETNIGIIMNQVRTKEDRDLGESMALICNRYFGFSAQYLGSTRYDDAVWKSVRIRRPLILDYPLSAIASNINQITDKIIKKFIQNDEKESINRAG; from the coding sequence ATGTTAAAAACGGTTTCTAAAGGAATATTTAAACCGAATAGCAAGGAAGCCATAAACTTCACTGAAAAAATAATTCGTGCATACTATAACGGTCAAAATATTGAAGATAGAGACGATCCTAGCAACAATTTAACAGAACAAAATATATCTATTATTGAGCAAAACTTCTCTCCCAAAGAAGAAAAAAAACATAACAATCACACTACAGAATCTCAAGAAAAACAATACCCATCTCAAAACAACAATGGCCCACAAATTATATCTATTGGTGGAGGCAAGGGCGGTATTGGCAAAAGTTTTCTTTCTGCAAATATTTGTGTCCGTTTGGCTTCATTAGGCTACAAAGTTTCCGTTGTTGACCTCGATCTTGGAGCGGCGAACTTACACACATGCTTAGGCGTTCCAACTCCTCGCTCTGGTATTGCTGACTTTATCCATGGCAATGTATCTACTCTTGAAGAAACGGGTATCTCTTGCTGCTTTCCAAATCTCATTTTGTATGGGGGTGGACAAGAATTTTGGCAACAGATTAAACCACAAAGCGCTCAGAAAATAAAACTTATTTCAAAACTACAAGAGCTTGATGCCGATTTTGTTTTTCTGGATTTAGGTGCTGGAACACATGTTCATACACTGGATTTCTTTATTTTCTCCCATGGTGGAATTCTAGTAGTTGCTCCAGAACCAACGAGTATTGAAAATGCTTATGTTTTTATGAAAAGTATTCTTTATCGAAAAATACAAAGTATATGTAAAGCATTTGATATAGACGCTAACACTGAAAAAGAATTGTTAACTAAAATATCGAACCCACGTAGTTCAGAAACACCATTTTCGCAGCTCATTACATTTTCGCAAAAAAATACTGATATTGGCAGACAAATTAAAGAAATGATTCAAGAGACAAATATTGGCATTATAATGAATCAAGTTAGAACTAAAGAAGACCGTGACCTTGGCGAATCTATGGCACTCATTTGCAACCGGTATTTTGGTTTCAGCGCACAATATTTAGGATCAACTCGATATGATGATGCTGTTTGGAAATCAGTGCGTATCAGAAGACCTCTGATCCTAGATTATCCCTTGTCAGCAATTGCATCAAATATAAATCAAATAACTGATAAAATTATAAAAAAATTCATTCAGAATGATGAAAAGGAAAGCATAAATAGAGCTGGATAA
- a CDS encoding translation initiation factor: protein MTAKKRAKPIKLEWSGGLSSTESEIPISLKTKNQKTESKVAAKITGKADIRRESKGRAGKPVAIVCKFSDVEAKNPESLKLLCSELKTSLACGGTVENDEIILTLRDFEKIKITLEKLGILARIV, encoded by the coding sequence ATGACAGCTAAAAAACGAGCAAAACCAATTAAACTTGAATGGAGTGGGGGGCTTTCATCAACTGAAAGCGAAATCCCAATCAGCTTAAAAACTAAAAATCAAAAAACCGAAAGCAAAGTTGCAGCAAAAATCACTGGAAAAGCTGACATAAGGCGAGAGAGCAAGGGCAGAGCGGGCAAACCTGTCGCAATTGTTTGTAAATTTTCAGATGTAGAAGCTAAAAATCCAGAAAGTTTAAAGCTCCTTTGCTCCGAACTAAAAACCTCACTTGCATGCGGTGGCACTGTAGAAAATGACGAGATTATTTTAACCCTCCGTGATTTTGAAAAAATCAAAATCACCCTCGAAAAACTAGGAATATTAGCTAGAATAGTTTGA
- a CDS encoding RluA family pseudouridine synthase: MNNTIEITVPEHLQNERLDVILTRLIDLIPSRSFAAKLIANKQVLVDNKQVRSSYKPKELQKISIDLSFIDAINSEPIGEKIDLDILFEDNDLIIINKPAGMVVHPGAGVHSGTLVNAILAHCGVTLPSLGLPSRAGIVHRLDRDTSGVMVVAKSQIALTNLSKQFADHSQTRIYHTLIYGNILPARGKIETWHGRDPKNRIKYSVQPEGKGKKAILSYNKLNTFMDNKISLVECQLYTGRTHQIRVQLSNIGHGILGDALYTNSTNELNSDKELKALINKNAQRHMLHAVHLGFKHPVTNVEMSFQSPYPQDFNNLLLLLEAKGKKF, encoded by the coding sequence ATGAATAATACAATAGAAATAACTGTTCCTGAGCATCTCCAAAATGAACGCCTTGATGTAATACTCACTCGTTTGATTGATCTTATACCAAGTCGATCTTTTGCTGCAAAATTAATTGCAAATAAACAAGTTCTTGTTGATAATAAACAAGTCAGATCTTCATATAAACCAAAAGAATTACAAAAAATTTCAATCGATCTTAGTTTTATTGATGCAATAAATTCTGAGCCTATTGGTGAAAAAATAGATCTTGATATTTTATTTGAAGACAATGATTTAATCATTATAAATAAACCTGCCGGAATGGTTGTCCATCCAGGAGCAGGTGTGCATTCCGGTACACTTGTAAATGCTATTTTAGCTCATTGTGGGGTTACTTTACCTTCCCTTGGCCTCCCATCACGTGCAGGTATAGTTCATAGACTTGATCGTGATACGAGTGGTGTTATGGTTGTAGCAAAATCACAAATTGCTTTAACTAATTTATCTAAACAATTTGCTGATCATTCTCAAACTCGTATATATCATACTTTAATTTATGGAAACATACTTCCAGCCAGAGGTAAAATAGAAACTTGGCATGGAAGGGATCCTAAAAATAGAATTAAATATTCCGTTCAACCTGAAGGTAAAGGAAAAAAGGCTATATTATCTTACAATAAATTAAATACTTTTATGGATAATAAAATTTCTTTAGTAGAATGCCAATTGTATACAGGTAGAACTCATCAAATCCGTGTTCAATTAAGTAATATAGGCCACGGAATATTAGGAGATGCTTTATACACAAACAGCACCAATGAATTAAATTCTGACAAAGAACTTAAAGCACTCATAAATAAAAATGCGCAAAGACATATGCTACATGCAGTCCATTTAGGTTTTAAACATCCTGTTACAAATGTAGAAATGTCTTTTCAATCTCCATACCCCCAAGATTTTAATAATTTGTTATTATTATTGGAGGCGAAAGGAAAAAAATTTTGA